The Lycium barbarum isolate Lr01 chromosome 11, ASM1917538v2, whole genome shotgun sequence genome contains the following window.
tatcaaatctttaatttcttcctcttcgccttgctccgcttctgagttttggttgcgtcgctccgatctaatccaatctcgaatgcacactagtacttgcaagctaaagccggataatgaatgtctatggtctccaatttgttgtcttccttggctaaatgcgctctccgaagccacggttgatacttgaaccgtaaggatatctcgagtcattcttgaaagtaccggatagcttgccttgtacttcttccaccatgctaagatgtccaagtcatccttgatatccacatttgactgcatcaaataaaagttaaattcatcaaagtttgcagtagaagaagacgttggctgtgaatgtaaaacttttaaacccgacaagccctttttgctactctgagaagtagtagggcgtggagcaacgggtgtagcacgttcttccaaactaaaataatgagtaaaaactcttctaaactcatcatcaatagcgagatcggcttcagctaaagatggttgaactccctcttcaatttctaaaaatgtataaatttgactaaccaaatttttagtataaaacacttttaaacaaggatttaaaagggaacccaatataaataaagttgggatgggaaaaaaatacttcttaaatttgattatcatttcaaaaatagccacttgataatcgggtttatatttatactcttgtaaaactctagctatttccgctaagtaggctaaaattccggttaccgtgggatagaattgtctagaaaaagcaagagttgcattataaaaaatttctaagagttcaatacattctttaacatcttctcaatgcctaaaagttaaccaatcctcactatcaatattatacttgttgtgaacttgttgtatgggaatcctatactcatatgcttgttgtagcataatgtaagtgtagttccacctagtctcaatttctacttgaattttcctaggtctaaggttattttccacacaagcattcttaaaatctctaattcttcccctattagcattacaaaaaagaaacgcaacaacatttctaactttttgaacagaatcatcaaaatgcataagaccatctttaacaattaaatttaaaatgtgacaactacatcttacatgaaaaatatttcttagaggagggtttatttctctttttaaaagaccaattgcctttgtattattagaagcattatctaaagcaatacaaagtgtttttctataaatgttaaaaaatctcattatagtagacattgaatcggctaaaaattttccatcgtgacgaccttttccttcgtcgtataaaaaagctataattcttttttgcataacccagttgtcatcaacccaatgacatgtaatagcaaaaaaatctaaatagttaatactaagacccaaatcagcggtgagacaaacattacaatttaaagaattaaatacatggcgcaaataaaatctatattttttaaacaaatctataacatcggctctacaagtacttctaggaataccctcaaataacgggttataacaacgttgaatgtaagtaacaaaccccaaacccgagggaaaggaaaatggtaaacaatcataagctaccattttagctatttctacgcgttcttttttcttgtcatacttaaaatttctaccggttcgtgggtctatcgtcatttgaatcccccccacatttgaacccgtttgttctccccaaatatccatatgtttggttctcatatgagcatttagtgtacccgttccatcatccttaccagttccttgcttaaaactaaatacttgtgcacatagggtacatgtaactaattggttttccctatccttagtcataaatttccaaactttagctgttggcttacgagttctaggcggtttgtcttgtgtatgtgattgtgcaggacctgtatctcctatgggattttcggggggttgtgtttcatcatcatctaagtcttcattaaaagtgtcggtaaaatgttgttgcattgcctcatgacctaaaagtggattatttccaccaacatcaatacctaaattaggtgtttcttccacaaatgtttcctcattaagcgcacccctaacagtacgactactactactggcaccacgtcttaatctctttgacattattaaatagaaatcatttaaatcacaagaaaataaattacaacaaattaaatttgctagaattaaattgcgtaaattaaatttcgaaaaataaattgctagaattaaattgcgaaaattaaagatagaatTGGAaggaaggtaccaaattgccgaattaatttccaacaaagcgaaggcggctagaattgcaaatccaccaaagctacttcggattgttgcaaaatcaccaactccaccaacaatattataattgcaaaattaataattgaaagttgaaactataataagactttgtggctaattattgcaaagtaactataattgagagattgagatttgtgagaaagatgaagaagagtgaattgaaatgaaaatgaagaagggtttatataggggtgggggaggggttaaagtgttaaaaaaaaaaaattgggggccaaaaattaagaaaatgaccgtttggcaacggccatttttgcaaatggaccgttgccaatggtccattaccgaggcccaacggctctttccttttttttttttttttttttttttaaccggtttaaccggtccggttccagttaaaccggtttaaccggttccggttaaaaaaattttggaaccggaccggtaaactaatatccggttaaccggttataccggttccggttccggttccggtttaaccggtccggttaccggttaaaaccggttacaatgaaccggttgacacctttacGTTGGCATATGGTACAAGAAGATAGAACCTAGAACTGTCGTTTGGGTTGCAAATAGAGACATTCCACTAAATGACACTTCAGGAGTGTTAACACTCAAGCCCAATGGGATTCTTGTACTTGTCAACAGTTCCAATGCATCAATTTGGTCATCAAACTCATCAAGATCCTTAAAGAATCCAAAGGCGTGGCTCCTGGATTCTGCTAACCTTGTTGTAAGTGATGGAAATGACAAAGACCCCAGAATTAATTTCGCGTGGCAGAGTTTTGATTATCCAGGAAATACATTATTACCTGGCATGAAGATAGGAAAAAATTTGGTCACGGGCATGGATAGGTCCGTAACGTCATGGAAGAGCACGGATGATCCTACTCCTGGTGAATATGTAGACCGTGTTGATTCTCATGGATGGCCGCGATTACTCGTGTCCAGAAATTCATCTATAATATTTAGCTCAGGGCCATGGAATGGTATTGCATTTAGTAGTAGTCCTAACAGTAAAGCAAAAGCATATTACACTTTCGAGTTTATTGTTAATCAGCAGGAAATTTACTACAAATACGAGCTTAAGAATGAGTCCATGCCCACCAGGGTGGTGCTCAACCCGGCTGGGGTGATAGAACACCTGACATGGATTGAGCACACTCAGAGCTGGTTTCTCTACTTGACAGCACAACTTGATAATTGTGATCGTTTTGCTTTATGTGGACCTTATTCGAGTTGCAATATCAATAACTCCCCTCCATGTGACTGTCTGAAAGGTTTCACGCCTAGGTACGTATTTTTTAAACTATGTGCCCATCTAACCTTAAGCTGTTGGAGATAACACAATTTTGATAACTTAGTTATGTCTTCATACTCCCCTCACTTTTaggcttgatttttttttcttagacCAAacacgtggatttatttttcagATTACTTAATTATGTCTTCACAGGATCCTCAAGAGTCTGCAGCAGACTGGTCTAGTGGTTGTGTAAGGAGAACTTCTTTGGATTGTAACCAAGATGGTTTTCTTAAATTTACTGGTATCAAGATGCCGGATTCTAGGAACTCATGGTATAATGAGAGCATGAACCTTGAAGAATGCGAGAAAATGTGCTTGGCTGATTGCAATTGTACAGCCTACTCAAATCTTGATGTTAGAAATGGCGGAAGTGGATGCTTACTATGGTTTGGAGAACTCATTGATATTAGAGAGTTCAGCCAAAATGAGCAAGACCTGTATGTGAGAGTAGCTGCTTCAGAATTAGGTAATGATCCTACTCTTTAGAATTGAAGGAACTCTACTATCTCATTTACTTACTTGATGGACATTAAAGTTAATTAGGTGCTTTAGTAGTTGCCAATTTCGTTGTAAACGATATGGCGATTTCATTGTAAAGGATAAGAATTCTTTTATCCACCTATAACAAAGTCTCCCTGTAGCTTTGCTAACCTTAGCTGAAACAAAATTGTGTATGGATTTATCAGATGTAAATTAAAGACTGCTTATGGACGAATTATTGAATATAATCAGACAGGAATCGGTGGAGAAAGAAGTCAGTCCTGGTTGCTGTCATTTCAGCAGTGGTAGCAACATTTATCCTCAGTTTTATAGCTTGGTTTTCCTTCCAAAGAAGGAAAATCAGAACAGGTAAATATACTCGAGGTACTCTTGTCTAACAACTTTATTAGAAAATTCTGTCTGGTTGACATTGTTCGCCTTTACCAAATTCTCATTGATATCATATTTGGgcaaatgtatatatattgacAGGTTCAGAAGTTGAAAATGAGGACATTGAGCTTCCACTGTTTGATTTAGTTACTGTTTCAACTGCCACTGAGAACTTCTCTTCGGCTAATGTGATTGGGGAGGGTGGTTTTGGACCGGTTTACAAGGTAAATCAACTTTCATCCTCAACATCTAGCTAGAAGTGGCATCTTTGACCCTTGATTGAAAACTGCAGGGTATCCTACAAAATGGACCAGAGATAGCAGTAAAGAGGCTATCGAAGTATTCTGGACAAGGCGTTCAAGAGTTAAAAAATGAAATCGTTCTCATTTCCAAGCTTCAGCATAGGAACCTCGTCAAGCTTTTGGGTTGCTGCCTTGAAGGAGATGAAAGGATGCTAATCTATGAGTTTATGCCCAACGCTAGCTTGGACTATTtcatttttggtatgctattcatGATTCATTAActaaatactactccctccgtcccaaaaagaatgtcttCCTTTCCTtgttagtttgtcccaaaaagaatgtcttCCTTCCCTTATTAgtatgtcccaaaaagattgtcacatttctatatttagaaacaatttaactttatgagatgatttacagtcatacaaatatctaaggcttgtttggaccacacatttcaaaagtctttcttatTTCTTAtactccgtgtcaagtcaaacgaagacaatctttttgggatggagggagtacttgaTAAGTCCTCAATATCTCTGCAGCACTTAATGATTAGGTCTATATTGTGCAGATCCAAGCAGAAAAACTTCACTTGCATGGAAGGACCGCTTTGAAATTGCTATGGGAATATCTCGAGGTCTTCTTTACCTTCACCAGGACTCGAGATTAAAAATTATTCACAGAGATCTCAAAACCAGCAATATTTTATTAGATAGTGACATGAACGCCAAAATTTCTGATTTTGGCCTTGCCAAAATTTTTGGTGGAGACCAAGTGGAAGGAAAAACAAAAAGAGTAATAGGGACATAGTAAGTTCTAAAATCTTGACCATTGAATTTTCTATTATATTCAATCAGTACATGAGCATAAATTTATTGAGTTGATGCAGTGGATATATGTCGCCGGAATACGCTGTTGATGGGAAATATTCAGTAAAATCAGATGTATTCAGTATCGGCGTAATCATTCTTGAAATAGTTAGTGGAAGAAAGAACAGGAAATTTCATCATTTGGAGCATCATCACAATCTTTTGGGACATGTAAGCACATATATCGCAAACTTCATTCTCTTAAGTTACTTTCTACTGTAAATGCAACTGTCTAAATGTGTTATTTATGTAATTTAGGCATGGTTACTTTGGACTGAAGGCAAAGTGTTGGAATTGATTGACGAATGTTTGAAAGAATCATTTTCAGAATCTCAAGTGTTGAGATGCATCCAGGTCGGTTTGTTGTGCGTCCAAAAACTCCCGAAGGATAGGCCAACAATGGCATCAGTAGTTTTCTGGTTGGGCAATGAAGGTCTGGTTCTTCCTCAACCAAAGCAGCCTGGGTTTTTTATAGAGAGGAATTCAATGGAATCTTCAGAGTCGACTGATGAAGCATATCTAAGTAATAGCATGTCGATAACAGTTCTAGAGCCAAGATAGGCACAAAATCACAACTGGAACTTTTGAAATGTATCGACTTAGTCAAAAGTACTAGTGTATATATGACTATATGAGGTCAATTCAGGAAGAAAGCCGAGTATTTTTGTTTGTCATTGAAATGCATTCTTTCGATACTATCCTGAGTAGAAACCTTACAAATAACTTGTGAAACAGGGCCTACTCTAGTCCCTTCCCTATTTTTGCTCTCAAATGCTGCTGTCTAAGGCATCTCACCGTCTCCGAAAGAGCTTGTCAACTAGAAAGATGTTATTTTAGTTTATCCCCAAATGATTATCACAAGTGTCAGAGACATGGCTTCTATACTTTCTGATGCAAATGAAAGTTATTAGGTTCGTTCATTTGCTGGAATGCAGTAGGCAGTACCTGCtggattctttttctttttataccaACTGTGGAACAAAGCTGATTTTTTGAAATAATATCGAAAAATCCTCTCTGACTTGTAGTCCCAGCTGCAAGTCCGTTCTACTTCTCACCAAATTGTATGAAATTGAGGCAATtgttgtaacgacccatttgttGTTTTGAGCTTTTGACTTCTTTTCCCTAATATACCCTTTCCGTAGTTTTAAAAAGTATTCTTGACTTGCAAAAATCGGTTGCACGATGATTTAATTAGCGGgaaaattttgaaatatatttatttaatgtgtgtgaatagtttattcataggaaTATGAGTTTTACCCATATAAGGTACAAAttggtaaataaagtatttgaTGGAATGACTATATTTTAAAGTCTAAGTTGATGAATAATATAATTGACTAAGTGGGTCAATTGCTAACTTATACATAGTGGCTTAGTAAAAAGGTTATTTTGGACAATTGTTTAGTTAGTAATTAATGGGCCAAGTCCACAACTCTTTTAACACCATAGGTTACACGGCCTATATACAAGAATGATTTAAGTTAATAGGTTTGgacatttttttaatattagcaCAAAAACCTTGAGACATCTACTCAAAACCTACGATGAAGAGGAGAAATTGAGTGCCTCAGGTAAGAAACTGGTTAAAAGCATTAGTTTGACTTGAATTTATTGCTATGAAATATCTCTATTGCCAATTATAATATTTGCTACTAGAATGAAGTTAATACCTAATATTAATCGGAAACAAATTGCTGTGCTTGGTTCCTTTAAGTTGGGAAATAAATTTGTAGATATCTATCATGGTTTAATAATGACCAAATGATTAGAATGGATGTATTTAAATGAAAAAGTTTGGCTGCCATAATATTTGATGTAGAGAAATCACTGGGCATTGAACGCATATATGCCCAGTTTATAAATTTCATTTCTTTTGGACTAATTTAGTGACCAAATCCACAGTACTCCTCACGTTTCCTCTAAATGGGTATGACTTAATGTTaaaaagtgttatatcccgtatttttgaacgtcgaattatttgtaagctgaggtggggcccacacgtcaagatttttttttttggacatgtgacaaattatatgaatcacatatgtgaagttaaacacaactcaagaaggacccttgggccaaatcaaagtggaagtcctccaaacgaatatttttaagaaaacgttttcgggtgacctgactttggggggcaaaaacggtattataagtttggaatttggaaaaataccaagcaatagaagttgtagataactgaattagctttccaaccatatgtcgtgggttctcaggtgacgtcggtgcaaggagatatggatgttttaaggtcgaaaggtcagtgggctaggcccaactcgggaccaaccgggttggcccaaaaaaaaaaaaaaatttaggcccaattgagaaggggtggccggccaagtatAGGCCCAAGTCCACCAATTAATAAATTTTTCCATGTGTCAAAATAATATAAGGGGTCAAAACCCCTAGAAACTTCAAGAGAAAATTAGAAACCAAGAACAACACAAAGAAGAGCACAAatataaggccattc
Protein-coding sequences here:
- the LOC132618303 gene encoding G-type lectin S-receptor-like serine/threonine-protein kinase At4g27290 isoform X1; the encoded protein is MSSQDPQESAADWSSGCVRRTSLDCNQDGFLKFTGIKMPDSRNSWYNESMNLEECEKMCLADCNCTAYSNLDVRNGGSGCLLWFGELIDIREFSQNEQDLYVRVAASELDRNRWRKKSVLVAVISAVVATFILSFIAWFSFQRRKIRTGSEVENEDIELPLFDLVTVSTATENFSSANVIGEGGFGPVYKGILQNGPEIAVKRLSKYSGQGVQELKNEIVLISKLQHRNLVKLLGCCLEGDERMLIYEFMPNASLDYFIFDPSRKTSLAWKDRFEIAMGISRGLLYLHQDSRLKIIHRDLKTSNILLDSDMNAKISDFGLAKIFGGDQVEGKTKRVIGTYGYMSPEYAVDGKYSVKSDVFSIGVIILEIVSGRKNRKFHHLEHHHNLLGHAWLLWTEGKVLELIDECLKESFSESQVLRCIQVGLLCVQKLPKDRPTMASVVFWLGNEGLVLPQPKQPGFFIERNSMESSESTDEAYLSNSMSITVLEPR
- the LOC132617664 gene encoding G-type lectin S-receptor-like serine/threonine-protein kinase At4g27290 is translated as YVGIWYKKIEPRTVVWVANRDIPLNDTSGVLTLKPNGILVLVNSSNASIWSSNSSRSLKNPKAWLLDSANLVVSDGNDKDPRINFAWQSFDYPGNTLLPGMKIGKNLVTGMDRSVTSWKSTDDPTPGEYVDRVDSHGWPRLLVSRNSSIIFSSGPWNGIAFSSSPNSKAKAYYTFEFIVNQQEIYYKYELKNESMPTRVVLNPAGVIEHLTWIEHTQSWFLYLTAQLDNCDRFALCGPYSSCNINNSPPCDCLKGFTPRYVFFKLCAHLTLSCWR
- the LOC132618303 gene encoding G-type lectin S-receptor-like serine/threonine-protein kinase At4g27290 isoform X2, coding for MSSQDPQESAADWSSGCVRRTSLDCNQDGFLKFTGIKMPDSRNSWYNESMNLEECEKMCLADCNCTAYSNLDVRNGGSGCLLWFGELIDIREFSQNEQDLYVRVAASELGSEVENEDIELPLFDLVTVSTATENFSSANVIGEGGFGPVYKGILQNGPEIAVKRLSKYSGQGVQELKNEIVLISKLQHRNLVKLLGCCLEGDERMLIYEFMPNASLDYFIFDPSRKTSLAWKDRFEIAMGISRGLLYLHQDSRLKIIHRDLKTSNILLDSDMNAKISDFGLAKIFGGDQVEGKTKRVIGTYGYMSPEYAVDGKYSVKSDVFSIGVIILEIVSGRKNRKFHHLEHHHNLLGHAWLLWTEGKVLELIDECLKESFSESQVLRCIQVGLLCVQKLPKDRPTMASVVFWLGNEGLVLPQPKQPGFFIERNSMESSESTDEAYLSNSMSITVLEPR